One Drosophila willistoni isolate 14030-0811.24 chromosome 2R unlocalized genomic scaffold, UCI_dwil_1.1 Seg167, whole genome shotgun sequence DNA segment encodes these proteins:
- the LOC6641964 gene encoding receptor-type tyrosine-protein phosphatase kappa isoform X2, with protein sequence MTAAATTTTTTSGGGGGGKQSKPRSRSSARYDDVEKQQRKSRTIVSIPNTIKLSMLNSGLLSFERIKLEARDANNSLSKTIPMGPIDIRHFLKLCDLRRKFPVLYKLEFQTAAKVETNTCRHAMKKNNQEKNQNPKCIPYDYNRVVLEKLGGLQDSDYVNASYVDSLLKPNAYIVTQGPVEETVNAYWRMVWQENISAIVMLTKTFDFAKVMCVQYWPPNMEVHETYGDIHINIVREEQLANFHIRTFRLYKKNEQGEVSDERLILQFHYTEWYSHSCPFSNALLEFRRRVRLVVGNIIKDEDDMRGPILVHCSDGGGRSGVYMSIDANLELAEEEECFNVFGYLKKLRQSRKGLVENVEQYKFIYDTLEEHIICGKTWFPVSELSDRLKAKARRNSGTKMNEYQSEYDQICKQTPRFTIGDCAGGHRADNREKNRDVLCVPPDNFRPYLTSFQGNAFTDYINSVFVDGYTKPREYIVTEWPMKHTLGEFWSLVYDQECSAVVVLCQPPSQSQQYPSFWPNKSKMEKYGPVFSVHYVMSKSYTNIKQWEFKINKKIVSLTEMMAGVKAPTRTVQLFQLTCWPMGHKVPSSTNSLVYLMNMVEIWRNKVDYGPVCVVSPDGRSRAGVYCAANACIEQVIQHGEVDVFQAVKTVRRHRPQLVENMTEYKYCYDLVLHYVLHFLNKKD encoded by the coding sequence GCACGCGATGCAAACAATTCGTTATCGAAAACCATACCCATGGGACCCATCGATATACGTCATTTTCTCAAACTGTGCGATCTGCGTCGCAAATTTCCCGTATTGTATAAATTGGAATTTCAAACGGCTGCCAAAGTGGAGACCAACACCTGCCGGCATGCCATGAAAAAGAACAATCAGGAAAAGAATCAGAATCCCAAGTGCATTCCATACGATTACAATCGTGTTGTTCTAGAGAAGCTTGGCGGACTACAGGACTCGGACTATGTGAATGCATCCTACGTAGATAGTTTACTCAAGCCCAATGCGTATATCGTGACCCAGGGACCCGTGGAAGAGACTGTGAATGCATATTGGCGAATGGTGTGGCAGGAGAATATCAGCGCCATTGTGATGCTAACGAAGACCTTTGACTTCGCCAAGGTCATGTGTGTGCAGTATTGGCCACCGAATATGGAGGTCCACGAGACATACGGGGACATACACATAAATATCGTAAGAGAAGAGCAACTGGCCAATTTCCATATACGCACATTTAGGCTCTACAAGAAGAACGAGCAGGGCGAGGTTAGCGATGAACGTTTAATTCTGCAATTTCACTACACCGAATGGTATTCCCATTCATGCCCATTTTCCAATGCTCTGCTTGAGTTTCGTCGACGAGTACGTTTGGTTGTGGGTAATATCATCAAAGACGAAGATGATATGCGGGGACCCATTCTGGTGCACTGTAGTGACGGAGGCGGACGCTCGGGCGTTTATATGTCCATCGATGCCAATCTGGAACTGGCCGAGGAGGAGGAATGTTTCAATGTTTTTGGCTATCTAAAGAAATTGCGGCAATCGCGCAAAGGCCTTGTCGAGAATGTGGAGCAATACAAGTTCATCTACGACACACTGGAGGAGCATATTATTTGTGGCAAGACATGGTTTCCCGTTTCCGAACTCTCAGATCGCCTTAAGGCCAAAGCTCGCCGCAATTCTGGCACCAAGATGAACGAGTATCAGTCGGAATACGATCAGATATGCAAGCAAACGCCCCGCTTTACCATTGGGGATTGTGCTGGCGGCCATCGAGCGGATAATCGTGAGAAGAATCGCGATGTTTTATGTGTGCCACCTGATAATTTCCGGCCGTATCTCACCTCGTTTCAAGGCAATGCCTTCACCGACTACATCAACTCGGTTTTCGTTGATGGGTATACAAAGCCAAGGGAATACATTGTAACCGAATGGCCCATGAAACATACATTGGGTGAGTTCTGGTCCCTGGTGTACGATCAAGAATGCTCCGCTGTGGTAGTTCTCTGCCAGCCGCCATCTCAATCGCAGCAGTATCCCTCATTCTGGCCAAACAAATCGAAAATGGAGAAATATGGCCCAGTTTTCTCTGTGCACTATGTGATGTCGAAGAGCTATACCAACATCAAGCAGTGGGAATTCAAGATCAATAAGAAAATCGTATCGCTCACCGAGATGATGGCTGGCGTTAAGGCACCCACTCGAACCGTCCAATTGTTTCAGTTAACATGCTGGCCAATGGGCCATAAAGTGCCTAGCTCCACCAATTCGTTGGTCTATCTGATGAATATGGTTGAGATATGGCGGAATAAGGTCGACTACGGGCCCGTCTGTGTTGTCTCGCCCGATGGACGCAGTCGTGCGGGGGTTTATTGTGCGGCGAATGCGTGCATCGAGCAGGTCATTCAGCACGGGGAGGTCGATGTCTTTCAGGCGGTCAAAACGGTGCGTCGTCATCGTCCGCAATTGGTTGAGAATATGACCGAATATAAGTACTGCTACGATCTAGTGCTTCACTACGTCCTCCATTTTCTCAACAAAAAGGATTGA